A window of the Miscanthus floridulus cultivar M001 chromosome 14, ASM1932011v1, whole genome shotgun sequence genome harbors these coding sequences:
- the LOC136505629 gene encoding uncharacterized protein, producing the protein MAPSKPSSSSATAVLLLAVAVLAASATPASADVTHANCAKNKKVTVQNLCTHDVTLTLEPLANSPPLFSGTYTLRPRSHAEFPVCWWTGRLHAGGDAATVEFHVGVDGGSFYLAPNAQPGQRVPVSVTPHGSPLQGRCPAVGCAIEGRCSVHQVPSGDCRNVQEMKIIYCNPHV; encoded by the coding sequence ATGGCGCCGTCCAAGCCCTCCTCCTCTTCGGCGACGGCCGTGCTCCTCCTGGCGGTGGCCGTGCTCGCGGCGTCGGCGACGCCAGCATCGGCGGACGTGACGCACGCCAACTGCGCCAAGAACAAGAAGGTGACGGTGCAGAACCTGTGCACCCACGACGTGACGCTGACGCTGGAGCCGCTGGCCAACAGCCCGCCGCTGTTCTCGGGCACGTACACCCTCCGCCCGCGCAGCCACGCCGAGTTCCCGGTGTGCTGGTGGACGGGGCGCCTGCACGCGGGGGGCGACGCCGCCACGGTGGAGTTCCACGTCGGCGTCGACGGCGGGTCCTTCTACCTGGCGCCCAACGCGCAGCCCGGGCAGCGCGTGCCGGTCTCCGTCACGCCGCACGGGTCGCCGCTCCAGGGACGCTGCCCCGCCGTCGGGTGCGCCATCGAGGGACGATGCTCCGTGCACCAGGTGCCCAGCGGCGACTGCCGTAACGTCCAGGAGATGAAGATCATCTACTGCAACCCGCACGTGTGA